One part of the Botrytis cinerea B05.10 chromosome 8, complete sequence genome encodes these proteins:
- the Bcgcd2 gene encoding Bcgcd2 translates to MSAEDSPAATGSASAVKPKVGGTESTPSSAQGKSPNTKSGNAKENAKPTPDAGKLSAAELKKKAKEEKAARRAAAVQSKATAENPTPATVAPGQKSESAKGGKSQPKKGAEVRNLPVRGGPTKSAPVVEVPKVEDKTVDLFRHLYKPRTTTIAEANKDVHPAVLALGLQMSNYTICGSCARLVATLQAFKRVVESYKTPVGASLTRHFIPHVLSPQIEYLASCRPLSVSMGNAIRHLKLEISKTDPDLSEAEAKESVCDAIDVFMRERITFADKVIADTTAEKIRDGDVILTYGKSSLVQKALVRAHEMGKKFRVIVVDSRPLHEGKHLASALVSLGIEVKYCLIHGLSHNIQDVTKVLLGAHAMMNNGRLYSRIGTALVAMEASSADKPVIVLCETIKFTDRVALDSIVLNEIAPANELVIAGGPLENWMDVKKLQLCNPMYDVTPAEYIQMVVTESGSIPTTSVPVLHRLVNEAQ, encoded by the exons ATGTCTGCCGAAGACTCACCTGCGGCCACAGGCTCCGCAAGTGCTGTCAAACCGAAGGTAGGAGGTACTGAATCTACACCTTCTTCAGCACAAGGAAAATCCCCCAACACAAAATCAGGGAATGCAAAGGAAAATGCCAAACCTACACCCGATGCAGGAAAATTATCAGCTGCAGAACTGAAAAAGAAGgcaaaggaagagaaggctGCACGCAGAGCTGCAGCAGTACAGAGCAAAGCAACGGCCGAGAATCCGACTCCTGCCACTGTGGCACCAGGACAGAAAAGCGAGTCCGCGAAAGGAGGAAAATCTCAGCCTAAAAAAGGCGCAGAAGTACGAAATTTGCCAGTCAGAGGAGGGCCGACAAAATCCGCCCCAGTTGTAGAAGTTCCAAAGGTCGAAGATAAGACCGTTGATCTTTTCAGACATTTATATAAACCACGGACAACTACAATTGCTGAGGCAAACAAAGATGTCCATCCCGCAGTGCTTGCTCTTGGGCTGCAAATGAGCAATTACACAATATGCGGCAGTTGCGCAAGACTTGTGGCAACACTGCAAGCATTCAAGAGA GTTGTCGAATCTTACAAAACCCCTGTAGGGGCAAGTCTCACGCGTCATTTCATACCACATGTCCTCTCTCCTCAAATTGAGTACTTAGCTTCTTGTCGACCTCTTTCAGTATCTATGGGTAACGCCATTCGTCACCTTAAGCtggaaatatcaaaaaccgACCCAGATTTGTCGGAAGCCGAGGCGAAGGAGAGTGTTTGTGATGCCATTGACGTCTTTATGCGCGAGAGAATTACTTTCGCTGATAAGGTTATTGCCGATACTACTGCTGAGAAGATTAGAGACGGTGATGTTATATTAACTTACGGCAAGAGTAGTCTGGTGCAAAAAGCGTTAGTGAGAGCCCACGAAATGGGCAAGAAGTTCAGAGTCATTGTGGTTGACTCGAGACCTCTACATGAGGGAAAGCATTTAGCATCGGCACTTGTCAGTTTAGGTATCGAAGTCAAGTACTGTTTGATCCATGGACTAAGTCATAACATCCAAGATGTAACAAAGGTTCTATTAGGTGCTCACGCAATGATGAATAATGGCCGATTATATTCAAGGATAGGAACAGCTTTGGTTGCCATGGAAGCTTCATCCGCTGACAAGCCAGTTATCGTTCTTTGCGAGACCATCAAATTCACCGATCGAGTAGCTTTGGACTCGATTGTTCTTAATGAGATCGCACCAGCCAATGAGCTCGTGATTGCTGGAGGACCATTAGAGAACTGGATGGATGTTAAGAAACTCCAACTTTGCAATCCTATGTATGATGTTACTCCGGCCGAGTATATTCAGATGGTTGTTACGGAGTCAGGAAGTATACCAACAACTTCTGTACCAGTTCTTCATAGATTAGTAAATGAAGCTCAGTAG